TAGCATGAAACACACAGGTGGTGGCACATGTAATACATAGacatatataaatttacaaatgtatgtaacTAAAACCTCCAGTTTTAACAAACTATTAAATAGCCCTTTACATGAGAACTTTACTTTCAGGCAAATtttgggaaaaagaaaaacaaatttcataTTGGATTCCAGATCCCTATTGCATGGGTGAACTGCTCATTTTGCCTAGATGATAAATAAGGTGATAATCCTATTTTATTTTCCCGCAGTTTTCCTCCTCTTCATGGAGCCAATCTCTCAGAGCCTCTTCCCTTCATTGCCCTTCAATGCCCTTCAAATGCAGCCCCAGCAGTTCTGATTAGTACAATAGTACACATAGGGGCAACCACATTCTGCAACAAAGGATAGCAGAGGAGAGTTCTGGCTGCTAGAAAATCTtgaaataaggaaaatatatCAACTTCATCATTAATACCTATGCAAAATAAGCACTTCAACTTTGCAGTGGGGAGGAGGGTGAACtagaaaggtaaatgtttttcatcctCAGAATTCATCTTTAAAAGTCTAGTAATGAATTGATTAAAGCATCTGGAAGTCACCAAagagcattaaaacaaaatgcaacattATTATATGTGGCTGCTCCCCCGACTCCcagattaaaaattgaaaatactcCAGGTTTGATACTGATGCCAATGATGCTGTCTTGATGCTGATGTCATTGGATTAAACAGAGGGATCTTGGGAAACTTCAGGATCCAAATTCTCAGTATTGCACAGAAGTGTTCTCACATGATTTGGGGACCCTAAACTTTCCCAGCATGCCACATGAAACTTACTTACATCACTTCACCTTGGAATGCCCACTGAAAGACTTGTAACACAATAGTAAcaatggaattctttttttttttactcattgcACTGTGCATGGCACATAATCCCTTTTACAGGAGATTTTGTGCTGGCCTGCTCAATGAAAAAACAGCCAATGTCAGCTTGAATCTGGAGATGTCGACCGTTAACCATGCGGGTTTATTTATTTCCACTGGTAAGCCATACTCATGGCAGCGTCCAACTCTCCTTGATTCAGGACAAAGAGGAAGTATTATGTATGGGTAGCAGAACTAACACACTTACAGTTTGTTCTCCACTAAAGTTTATGTTTAGCCaaaacagtgtttcccaaactttgGACTGGGTGGGGAAGGGTTAAGAAAGCCCTGTCTGCTTTTTACTGCTTTCCAGACCTTCCAAACTTTAGCTCTTGTATAAAACATGGTTTTGTctttaaatagattttaacatttgttaacGAGCTATACAAGCCAGTCTAGGTGGTAGCCTCATGCTGCACATATGGAGGAAGTGCCATGTATGACCAAGGAAGGTTTAACCATTGGAATTCTGCAGTGCAGTATTTGTAAGGGTAAATAAATCTGCCTACTTACCACTCTGCCTGAGCTACATGCAGCATGTCCTCAATACGGTGTTTATCAGTCACAAAGTACATTCCCAGCAGCCCGGTGTCTGAGTAGCGGATGTTAAATGGCTGGAAGCTTTGGCAGAGTTTGAATTCTGCTGCAGCCCGGCCCACATTGCTTGACAGGTTCTAGAAGCACAGAGAGATTTTAGTGCAAGAAGAAAACACATCCTAAATTATAGGTAAACACTGGCTTCAAGAATAACTTTACAAGGCTTGGAATTATAATTTAGATTACAATAGTCACATAGGACAGCCTTACCTTGCCTCCACCATAAGTCACATCGTAGCTGCTAATAATAGTATTGGCCAAAGCCAAAGCCACCTTATCTTTGCTGTTCAATCCAGGCCCTTCCACTGCGATGGCGATGTGAGCCAGAGGTAAGTCGTCATTACGGGCAGAGAGCTGGAAAGAAGGTAAAAGGATATTAACAAGTATCTTTATATACATAAAGGATTTATGTACTGGCTGCATTAGCACATGGAAAATCAAACACAAACAAAGGCTCCAAAGGGACAATGCAAAATGTTAACATAATGTAGGCTATTGACCTTGAAAAAGGTTGTCAGtccaacacattaaaaaaaattatgcaactgacaattaatttattattgtgCATTGGGAAGGCAAGATGCACATGAGTGCCAATAAAGATTAATGGCATCACAGGCTACCATCATTAGTGCATTACTGAGATGAGTGTGAAGAATTCCCAAGCAGTCTATTCACAGCCTAGTGTCCTAAAGCAAAGTAAAGTGTATTGAAGATTTGTATTGAGCTTTATTAGGTTCTGTGCTAACAGAATGTTGTTTCAGGTTTTGCATGCCTACACAGATGCTCTAAATTTTCTCTTACTCCACTTCCAGTGAATCTGCATGGGGTCAGAACAGGGATGGCATCTTTCTCGTACTGTGTGGAGAGGCCACTGAAGTGTCGCTGAGCGAGCTCACACAGCTCGTTGTGGTTGATTCCtgatggtaaagaaaaaaaatattgtattataagttACTAGAGATCACGCTGAATGTCTATTTTGGGTAACACAAGTTATTTATTGGACGCCACCTGGCCACTTCTGCACATTGTGGTTATATCCACCAACTGTTCGGTCACTACAGGACAGTGAACTAATGTAAGGACTGTTAGGATGATCCATTGATCTCTATGAGAAACCAGGTATCCGACAACTGGATGTGTTAGATTAGAGTGGTACTTTTTGAGGTAACAAAGATCGAACAATgttaaaatgtcttcatttataGGGGGCTGCtgtttaaacttttgttttactgcaggacagagttgctttaaagtgaacctgaccaCTTTTCTTGCATGTAAATAGAAATGTTGTACCTGCATAAACACCCCAGACATGCATCTAAGCCTTCTTCCCTATCAATACCCACTCCAAACTGTTTAAAATATTGGCACGTGCCAAAAGGAAGGGTAGAGGAATCTTTGACATGCCAATAGTAATTGACAGCATTCTTCCATGCAGTGCAAGAGACAATATGTTGGCACCAAAGAAGTACAATTGGGTATCTGCAGCAGAGATTGTCTATGGTTTACATAAGTGGATTAGAAATTGAATAGTTCATATTTGGTTAGTTTCTGTAAGAAGGGACAGAAGCAAGGGTTCTCCAAAGACTACAATATATAGTGTTCAATGTAAGTCATTACCTCCAGCAGCTGCCAGCACCGTGCGTGGGGCTTTGAAATTTCTGTTGACGTATTCAAGAAGATCTGCCCTTGTAAGCTTcctataaaataacatattataaagTAATCAATGTGTGCTGCACACAAGAGTGAATGCAAACACGCAAACATTACACAGCTCTCATACAATTTTGGTTTATTCACTTTAAAGAGCATCTTAGAGCACAACCACCAGGGAGCAGATCAGGAATGAAACATCCATATGAAATGACAGAAGACTGAACAGCCACTTACTTGGCATTTTCTAAAGGTCCCAGGACGCTTTTGCTGAGAGGAGTGCCCTGATAGGCTGTTGCATGCAGGTAATCAAAAGTCACCTCTTGCAAGTTATTTTCAATTTCTTGCAGCTCTTGCAGAAGGACCTGTCTGGCCTGCTCCACCTGAGAATCCTCCAGGCTGTTATTCTGAACCACGTCGGCCAGAATCTCCACAgctgaaagcaaataaaaattacacttcAGGAGGATTAAaacctgttttttccttttattttttttttttttactctgtgtaGCTTTCTATTCATTGGACTGACCACTAGGGGTAAGAAAACTAGTAGAATGTCTTGAGAAACGAGAGCCACACTTTCCAGAAAGAGGTTTATCACTATTTGCAACCTAAAGAAAGGTAAACAAAAGGTAACAAGTCGCCAACACATTTCCGAGGATCAACAGTCCCCCCTCCTTCATCAAGGTTTTTagtgacagaaaaatgtatgttccAAGAATCTTTAACCTATAAGGATTTGCTGAGCACTTAGTGGGTGGAATGAGACTATGTTACCGTAGTAATCCTAGGCAggtggaaatgtatttatttatagtggGTCttgcaatgtttgtttgttttggtccTTTCATTTATGTTTGGAAATGAGGGTGTACATTTGTctctttagcttttatttttttcacttagttTCTATGCAACTGGTCCATACGGTTACTGTAAAATATGCTGGGATCAGGATTTGTTCCTCTTTCCCTATATGatactattgttttttattttgtttactttgtttgttttttctttgtcaaacatctcaagaaaatcaataaaaatatgtttaaaataaatagatagcTAACagtaccacaataaaaaaaatgacaagaaacATGGCAGCATTGATTTACCCAGTTTGCAACATGCAATTATAGGAGCAcatctaaatttaattttaaactatGAAACCTGGCAAGTTCCAGTAGTTTATTTAGTATTTACCTATAACTGTTGTGGTCAATGCTGTGATGCCACCAACTATGTTCAAGTTGTTGTGGACCACTAATAAAACTAATGCTGTGAACAAGTGCCATCTGTAAAGCTGCGGTGTAGTTCACATCCACTACTCAATACTACTCACTTACACCATTGGTATTTACATGCTTCCGTTTTACTAGCATGACTACCAGTTTATTATTAGCAAAGTTTGTATTTCTCATGCACATCCCTTCTCTGTCATGAACATCTGCCCTCTGAAATTATCATCACCTTTTTTCTGATTGAGCAGTTAGGTGTCACACAGTCACTACCCTTCTTTGCTACCTACTTTAAAAGGAATCTGATGTGGATTGGTGTGTCATTTACAAGCAGGACCAGAAATGTTACAGAACCACCTCATGTTTCAAGACAGCACAACCTATGACACATTTACAGGTATCTGTTATGACCTTGAAGATTATAAAGTGCCAAAATATTCTCACCTTTAGGAAGATCCTTGGACAGGGCCTTAATATAGATGGCAGTCTGCTCACGTGTGGTGTATGTGCTTAAATGGGCGCCGATACTCTCCACTTCTTGCTCCAGTGCAGCTTGTGGACGCTTCTTTGTACCctaaagaaaaaatgcaataGGAAATATAAATCACCTATGATGCAAGTTTTAGTCAGCTGGATGATAAGCACAGAAATATTGGTAAATAGTGGCTTTACTTTTACttgcagaaatgttttcttaGATAAAAATGAAGTTTGTCACTGTTAAAACTTATAAAATGTGGTCAAATTGGCTGCCCCTGGCTTACATGCTTTCTGAATTGTTGACTAATAGCAAACATGAACCAggtttttttcatatattctgAAGATTTTTCCCAGTAAGAATCAGCAAATGTGAATGAAAAGTTCTGTGgcagacctgtttttttttttttttttttttttttttaatatgttttagtcTGCTGTCCAAGATTCCAAGAGTAGGGACAGTGAATACAAATGGTTGCATAGATTTTGCCAATAGGCAACCCAATTTGTATCTTATTTTATTGCCTATTTGCTGATAGATGGCGTTGGAGATGAGAAACTGTGCTTTCAGGAAATTTAGGACATAACACCGTCCCCTTGACCTCTCATTTTAATGCTGTGTGAAAAAGCCACCGATTTCCAGGCTCATGTGATGCCTGAGATATGTACACACATGAGAAAAAACGTGTTTGGCCCCATACAAGTTTCAGCTTTTAAAAAGTCACAAACCTTCACAGCTTCAACAGGAGATTTGACTGGTGGGAAAGGAGTTGGTGGCAAGGATACCTAGAATACCGATTTGCTTTAAAGCTTATTAACTTTGGATTAAATAATAGATCCacactttaaacaaaatacacatactTATAGTTTCATGTTGTGGTAAAACGTTTATATAACTCACCTTGAATGCCAAATGTTCAAGAAAATAGCCAGCACCGTTGTTTTTAGGACTTTCATAGCGGCTGCCGGCTCCAATCCATACACCAACCTGAAACACAATATGGATAAAgtgatattaaaataaacatacttccCTAATAGCTAAAATTAGGCAGATATTACCATGTCAGTAACCAGTAAAGTCTCAAATCAAACTTCTTGATTTAGTAATCTACTTTGTCCCTGTGCATAGGCAAACTATTTCCAATTGCACTTTCCTGGCTTTTATGGAAGCAGGatgtgttaggctatgtacacacctcgACCTAGACGAATAGTTGGGTTTAAGTCGGGTGAGAATACAACATGTACAGCAGTTGCCCGACTTCATTCATGGATGTGTCCTTAAGGGTCGGTGAATGACTGCGATACAAgtcacgatcaggcaggtcattattgcagaaagagtcaagcaatgttccttctgcaataatacctcCTACCtgtgcgcatgtgcagctcagctttggttgccaggataccagGCAATACCATATATTGCTGGGATTGGCACTTTGGTTCAATCTTGCTGGAGTTACAGTTACCCCAGGCCGGCCAATCAAGGTGGTACTTTCAATGTACCATTAAGCATTCAGTGTTcaagccaaacattttttcaagctgggtggtaagaaattgtaggtgggtggcaacccctgtattatcaccaaactcttcagtaaccacccaaaaagtggtgggtggtgcgcccagctaaaagatgCTGGGGAGGACACTGGGCATTGGATAAGAAACTAAAGCTCACTGATTTACTAGACTAGCGTAGTACACAAAATACACCAAAACGCAATACCCCCCCCCAATATCACCTAGTCAACCCAACAGGACCAGTTTACCTTTCTGTACAACCGACATGGGCCCATTGCTACTTACTGTGCAGGTTGGCTGGCCAGACTCTTCAGAGGCCACACGCAGACCATTGTCCAAGGTGGAGATCTGAGTCTCGGGAATGTTACTTAAAGCCTGTGCATAAGTCACAGCACTACGGCTGCCCTTCAGGCCCAAAACAGagggctgaaaaaaaacaaacacacacaataaatatgcaaaataaaatataacaaatacaaacaaaagtaaataaattattccACAACGCTATACTCCCTATGCAGGTCCTGCAGGTAGCAGAATAGTAAAGAAGGACAGTAAGGTCAGTCATGGCTGAAATAggcaaactaaagaaaaatccaggaaaataaaattcttaaaattCTTGTTTTGGATGAAGGAGAAATAACTCCATTATGTGAGCTTGAAAACCCAAGAGATGAGGAGCCATTGCCATTCCCAGGCACTAGGGAGCCACCATTATTCTTTGAACCCTGACAGCCCAGGAGTTGTTGCTGCCTTATCCAAAAACAATTAGTATCTGCTGGTACTTGTgtgcaaaaaagccaaaaagttgCTCCGGGTCCCTGGCTGCAAGCTAAAGAGCTAACATTGGCCCCTGAGTTATTGCTTGCCCCAACCTGACAGTCATAGCCAACTTCCGAAGCCCTTTGTACCCtgaaagccaaaaagatcctgCTGCTAATTGTCTGACAGCAGAGTATAAATCGCTGACCCATGTGCAGCCCAAATGTTAAAACAGCTGCTTCTTGCCCCAGTCTGTCAGCCAATGAGCTACTGGTGGCCCCTGTGCACCCCAAAAGCAGAATTTTTCTTCCTGGCTTTATTTTGACAGCTGAGCAGCTATTGCCAGCCTCTACCCCTCTACTATATACCTCGGATACCCTAACATCCAAAGGGTTACATGGGGAATCCCGGTATTAGAGGATTCACTCTATACTCTGGGGTGCCCTCTGACATTGTGGGGCTTGTCTATAGCCCGGGCCATGCCAACATCTGAAGGGTTAAATTATACCCTGGGGAACCCTGACATCCGTGAGGTTAAAATATACCACAGGGCATGCCAGCATCAGAGGATCAACAATATATGGTGGGGCACCAcaacatacataattacataacgACATAAATCTATTaggttcaaccacaagggaaataaaacatatcccagataaaaaactccatggacatagttggtccagaggaaggcaaaaaacccttggTACAATATGCtttaaacaggggaaaaaaattccttcccgattccatgaggcaatcagatgttccctggatcaacagtctcctatctttactttaaagccttaatacccagttatattctgtgcttctaggaatagaccaactttttcttaaagtaatctatagtagttgttgaaactacttcctgagggagccaaatccatattttcacagaacttacagtgaagaatgccttccttatgcagagattacatttcttttcctccagagtgccctcttgttctttgtaatgatctcaaagcgaatagttgggaagagagttctgtatatggaccatttttatatttatacaggatgagcatatccccccttatacgtctcttctcaagggagaatagattcacttcagctaatctctcctcatagctgagttcctccattccttttattagtttagttgcccctctctgcactctctccaattacacaatatcctttttgtgaactggtgcccaaaactggactgcatattccagatgtggtctgaccaatgctttgtacagggccaggataatgtctccatctctgcagtttattcctcttttgatacaagaaagtactttactagctttagatattgcagctcggcattgcatgctgttattaagtctatgatcgaccagaaccttttccatttctaactcccccaagtgtattccccctagacagtatgaagcatgcatgtcaaatagtacatccaggtctgcttgtagattatagacatcctgtatggacataattccattacatagtttggggtCATTCGCAAACACAGAAACGGTTCCTTTAAtgccaaactctatatcatttataaagatggtaaacagtaaag
This portion of the Pyxicephalus adspersus chromosome 8, UCB_Pads_2.0, whole genome shotgun sequence genome encodes:
- the UQCRC1 gene encoding cytochrome b-c1 complex subunit 1, mitochondrial, translating into MAASVCRAGGAAARTLLKGPSPSVLGLKGSRSAVTYAQALSNIPETQISTLDNGLRVASEESGQPTCTVGVWIGAGSRYESPKNNGAGYFLEHLAFKGTKKRPQAALEQEVESIGAHLSTYTTREQTAIYIKALSKDLPKAVEILADVVQNNSLEDSQVEQARQVLLQELQEIENNLQEVTFDYLHATAYQGTPLSKSVLGPLENAKKLTRADLLEYVNRNFKAPRTVLAAAGGINHNELCELAQRHFSGLSTQYEKDAIPVLTPCRFTGSGLSARNDDLPLAHIAIAVEGPGLNSKDKVALALANTIISSYDVTYGGGKNLSSNVGRAAAEFKLCQSFQPFNIRYSDTGLLGMYFVTDKHRIEDMLHVAQAEWRVGRCHEYGLPVEINKPAWLTVDISRFKLTLAVFSLSRPAQNLLTPCSFPWQAVNAKTLRDVCTKYIYEKCPAVAAVGPVEQLPDYNRIRNAMYWLRV